The proteins below come from a single Miscanthus floridulus cultivar M001 chromosome 1, ASM1932011v1, whole genome shotgun sequence genomic window:
- the LOC136473566 gene encoding uncharacterized protein, with the protein MATNGSSARVRDTESSLEKVKRQLSSGSGRYLLQGPLLKRSETLRKWNERWVIFDPTSGKMEYKLRRNETAIKGTILFDASSTITLSPVNFQGMPKYDGCCFYIGTPQKKDYFLCAETPGAAKAWVSTLHATQLVLRAHKEAVNSLAGNGSPATLGTVATAVANANATAMEATKEIETALKVSMRAALGFCTNNSNEGQLDDLTIMKETLRVKDEELQHLAKDIRSRDATIKEIADKLTETAEAAEAAASAVHTMDEQRRLLCLEIERLKQALERQIEQSMLKLRQSEEKVISLSKEKEQLMKERDAVFQEAHMWRIELGKAREQAVIQEATIARAEEKARVSEADAAARIKEAAEKLHTVDKEKEELLALVAVLQSQVQREQSSTKQVCEERSESCSGADNSPPLTKHVDASDDDVDKACVSDSRSVLVSSDSTEVQLAVDGVDIRPVGDAEWGSFQQSEALIADVREVSPEADGGSLDIPVVNPPPSSDHIQGGGATHP; encoded by the exons atggccaccaACGGCAGCTCCGCG AGGGTTCGGGACACGGAGAGCAGCCTGGAGAAGGTGAAGCGGCAGCTGTCGTCGGGGTCCGGGAGGTACCTGCTGCAAGGGCCTCTGCTCAAGCGATCTGAGACG TTGCGGAAATGGAATGAACGTTGGGTCATATTTGACCCTACATCTGGAAAGATGGAATACAA ACTCCGGAGAAATGAAACTGCCATTAAGGGGACCATTCTGTTTGACGCCTCAAGCACCATTACTTTATCTCCTGTGAACTTTCA AGGGATGCCAAAATATGATGGCTGCTGCTTCT ACATCGGGACTCCTCAAAAGAAGGATTACTTTCTTTGCGCTGAAACTCCTGGTGCTGCGAAAGCTTGGGTATCTACATTACA TGCAACTCAGTTAGTCTTACGAGCTCATAAAGAGGCAGTAAATTCTTTGGCTGGGAATGGCTCTCCAGCTACATTAGGCACAGTTGCTACTGCAGTTGCTAATGCTAATGCAACAGCCATGGAGGCTACCAAGGAGATAGAAACTGCACTAAAGGTTTCAATGAGGGCAGCTCTTGGGTTTTGTACAAATAACTCCAACGAGGGCCAACTTGATGACCTAACAATCATGAAG GAGACTCTACGAGTGAAAGATGAGGAATTGCAACATTTGGCTAAGGATATCCGTTCTCGAGATGCTACTATAAAGGAAATAGCAGACAAATTAACAGAAACTGCAGAGGCTGCAGAAGCTGCTGCTTCAGCAGTTCATACAATGGATGAACAGAGGCGACTTTTGTGTTTGGAGATTGAGCGACTAAAACAAGCCTTGGAAAGACAAATAGAACAATCAATGCTTAAG CTTAGACAATCTGAAGAGAAGGTTATCAGTCTGAGCAAAGAGAAGGAGCAGTTGATGAAGGAAAGAGATGCTGTATTTCAAGAGGCTCATATGTGGCGCATTGAACTAGGAAAAGCCAGGGAGCAAGCAGTGATACAGGAAGCAACTATTGCCCGGGCAGAGGAGAAGGCAAGAGTTTCTGAAGCAGATGCTGCAGCTCGGATTAAGGAAGCTGCTGAAAAGTTGCATACCGTtgacaaagaaaaggaggagcttCTAGCCCTGGTTGCTGTTCTCCAATCACAAGTCCAGAG AGAGCAGAGCAGCACAAAGCAAGTATGTGAGGAGAGGTCTGAATCATGTTCAGGTGCCGACAATTCGCCTCCCTTAACAAAGCATGTTGATGCAtcagatgatgatgtggacaaagCCTGCGTAAGTGACTCTAGATCAGTGCTGGTTTCGAGCGATAGCACTGAGGTCCAGCTGGCTGTGGATGGGGTGGACATCCGTCCTGTCGGTGATGCAGAGTGGGGTAGCTTCCAGCAGTCAGAAGCGCTGATTGCTGATGTTCGGGAGGTCTCCCCAGAGGCAGATGGCGGCAGCTTGGATATCCCTGTGGTCAACCCCCCACCATCCAGTGATCATATCCAGGGAGGCGGCGCAACCCATCCCTGA